Proteins encoded in a region of the Desulforamulus hydrothermalis Lam5 = DSM 18033 genome:
- a CDS encoding ABC transporter ATP-binding protein has protein sequence MMLNENCVIDARQLVKIYRNGAEQLKVLDNVSIKVNKGDFIAILGPSGSGKSTLMNILGCLDTPTAGQYYLDGVDVLKASDNELADMRNQKIGFIFQKFNLLPRLTAEQNVMLPLLYRGMAEEAARQLAREKLTILGLGDRLQHRPNELSGGQQQRVAIARAIVGSPQLLLADEPTGNLDSKSSGDAMEIFKELNRRGNTIVIITHDIEVAEQVKKIVYLRDGKIYEN, from the coding sequence ATGATGCTTAACGAAAACTGCGTAATAGATGCCAGGCAACTGGTAAAGATTTACCGCAATGGTGCTGAACAGCTTAAAGTGCTTGATAATGTAAGTATTAAAGTTAACAAAGGTGATTTTATAGCCATCCTTGGCCCTTCCGGCTCAGGCAAATCCACTTTAATGAACATACTGGGTTGTTTGGATACACCTACTGCCGGGCAGTATTACCTGGACGGTGTAGATGTTCTTAAAGCGTCCGACAATGAACTGGCTGACATGCGCAACCAGAAAATCGGTTTTATCTTTCAAAAGTTTAATTTATTGCCCCGCTTAACCGCTGAACAAAATGTGATGCTGCCGTTGCTTTACCGGGGCATGGCAGAGGAGGCTGCCCGGCAGCTGGCCAGGGAAAAGTTGACAATTTTAGGGTTAGGAGATCGGCTGCAGCACCGCCCCAATGAACTCTCCGGCGGGCAGCAGCAAAGGGTGGCCATTGCCCGGGCGATTGTCGGCAGCCCGCAATTATTGCTGGCAGATGAACCCACCGGCAACCTGGACAGCAAATCAAGCGGTGATGCGATGGAGATTTTTAAAGAACTAAACCGCCGGGGCAATACCATTGTCATTATTACCCACGATATTGAAGTGGCTGAACAGGTTAAAAAAATAGTATATCTGCGGGATGGGAAAATCTATGAAAATTAA
- a CDS encoding biotin/lipoyl-binding protein codes for MKIKAAQNLGLHMLTRLKTPKGGLLVLFLLVVLSGIVFRFYQQRDAKTEITYQRARVQRDDIVVGFDSDGSVDFSKVTLRFDVKGTIAEVLVSEGDAVKKGQVIARLDDRDYQDQYGWLWPNCKRLQKMILPVCWTAN; via the coding sequence ATGAAAATTAAAGCTGCGCAAAACCTGGGCTTACATATGTTAACCCGGTTAAAAACGCCCAAGGGCGGGTTGCTTGTTTTATTCCTCTTGGTGGTATTATCCGGTATAGTTTTCCGGTTCTATCAACAGAGGGACGCCAAAACGGAAATTACTTACCAGCGAGCCAGGGTACAAAGAGATGATATTGTGGTGGGCTTTGACTCGGATGGCTCCGTTGACTTTTCTAAAGTTACCTTAAGATTTGATGTTAAGGGTACCATTGCTGAAGTTTTGGTATCGGAAGGAGATGCCGTGAAAAAAGGCCAGGTTATTGCCAGGCTGGATGACCGGGATTATCAAGACCAGTACGGCTGGCTCTGGCCAAACTGCAAGAGGCTGCAGAAAATGATTTTACCAGTCTGTTGGACAGCGAATTGA
- a CDS encoding efflux RND transporter periplasmic adaptor subunit: MKIKNAAAELSKLQDEYKEMTAIPDAYSANELKLKEKELANKETEYQNLLKKYELQKARGVNQNQLEVKMAKENLEDTILYAPVDGVVLNLAKKAGESLTDEDDFATIHENKVIKAVTKVIEYDIGQIKVGQKVYVSVEALPDKKFTGQVTKINALPEQDSSGLVNYSVEVTIKDPDAELKDGMTCTVTFVQKEVKNCLIVPYKAVRMVNGQQVVTVLDERGQSSERPIKTGFTDGSSVEVVSGLQVNETVIFPDTVAAKKAATQ, encoded by the coding sequence TTGAAAATTAAAAATGCAGCAGCCGAACTAAGCAAACTGCAAGACGAATATAAAGAAATGACAGCAATCCCTGATGCTTACTCAGCCAATGAGCTGAAGTTAAAGGAAAAAGAACTGGCCAATAAAGAAACAGAGTATCAAAATCTGCTTAAGAAATACGAATTACAAAAGGCCCGGGGAGTAAACCAAAACCAGCTGGAAGTTAAAATGGCCAAAGAAAACCTGGAGGATACCATTTTATACGCACCGGTTGACGGGGTGGTGTTAAACCTGGCCAAAAAGGCCGGGGAAAGCCTGACCGACGAGGATGACTTTGCCACCATCCATGAAAATAAGGTAATTAAGGCCGTCACCAAAGTCATTGAATATGATATTGGGCAAATAAAAGTTGGACAAAAGGTATATGTAAGTGTCGAGGCGCTGCCGGATAAAAAATTTACCGGTCAGGTGACGAAAATTAATGCCTTGCCTGAACAAGATTCCAGCGGTCTGGTTAATTATTCAGTGGAGGTTACGATTAAAGACCCTGACGCTGAGTTAAAGGATGGCATGACTTGTACGGTAACCTTTGTGCAAAAAGAAGTTAAGAACTGCTTAATTGTACCTTATAAAGCTGTACGCATGGTAAATGGCCAACAAGTTGTTACGGTGCTTGATGAAAGAGGACAGAGCAGCGAAAGGCCGATTAAAACCGGGTTTACCGACGGTAGCAGCGTTGAGGTGGTGTCGGGGCTGCAGG
- a CDS encoding PepSY domain-containing protein, with protein sequence MRFYRQLRQVHLWIGLLTSVLILIEAVTGLLMAEPWLMGVSKPSKQISEAAGHLAGNPGMGRMGGEFKGGHDITPGGSGNSIMHFVRNLHAGRIGNTDISLLLDLVAIGLIILTMTGIILSVRALKLQSTARK encoded by the coding sequence ATGAGATTTTACCGTCAATTGCGTCAAGTGCACTTGTGGATTGGTTTGTTAACCTCAGTTTTAATCTTAATTGAAGCGGTGACGGGGCTTTTAATGGCGGAACCTTGGCTAATGGGCGTCAGCAAACCTTCCAAGCAAATCAGTGAAGCTGCCGGCCATCTGGCCGGGAACCCCGGGATGGGACGAATGGGAGGTGAATTTAAAGGAGGACATGACATAACGCCTGGCGGCTCCGGTAACAGTATCATGCACTTTGTCAGAAACCTGCATGCCGGTCGGATAGGCAACACCGACATATCGCTGCTGCTTGACCTGGTCGCCATTGGCTTGATTATCCTTACCATGACAGGCATTATTCTTTCGGTCAGGGCCTTAAAATTGCAGAGTACAGCAAGAAAATAA